Proteins encoded within one genomic window of Bos indicus x Bos taurus breed Angus x Brahman F1 hybrid chromosome 18, Bos_hybrid_MaternalHap_v2.0, whole genome shotgun sequence:
- the ETHE1 gene encoding persulfide dioxygenase ETHE1, mitochondrial isoform X3 has translation MPSWSRSWGCGCCMRALETRASPGHTPGCVTFVLNDHSMAFTGDALLIRGCGRTDFQQGCAETLYHSVHEKIFTLPGNCLIYPAHDYHGLTVSTVEEERTLNPRLTLSCEEFVKVMDKLNLPKPQQIDFAVPANMRCGIQTPPS, from the exons GCCTTGGAGACCCGGGCCAGCCCTGGCCACACCCCTGGCTGTGTCACCTTCGTCTTGAACGACCACAGCATGGCCTTCACTGGAGACGCCCTGCTTATCCGAGGGTGTGGGCGGACAGACTTCCAGCAAG GCTGTGCTGAGACCTTGTACCATTCAGTTCATGAAAAGATCTTCACTCTTCCAGGAAACTGTCTGATCTACCCTGCTCATGATTACCACg GGCTCACAGTGTCCACTGTGGAGGAGGAGCGGACTCTGAACCCTCGGCTCACCCTCAGCTGTGAGGAGTTTGTCAAGGTCATGGACAAACTGAACCTGCCTAAACCTCAGCAGATAG ACTTTGCTGTTCCAGCTAACATGCGCTGTGGGATCCAGACACCCCCTTCCTGA